The genomic segment GTGATCTGGTGTCTCTTTTTGAGTTCGGTTAATAATTACACCCGCAACACAACCCGCACGTAAGCCAGAGCTTGCACACATTGTTAATAATGTTGCTGATTCCATTTCAAAGTTAAGTACACCCATGTCTTGCCACTCTTGCATAGAACCTTGGAAACGCTTAACAACACGACCTGAGAACGTATCGTAACGTTCTTGACCTGGGTAGAAAGTATCACTTGATGCTGTTACACCGGTGTGTACATTAGCACCTTGATCAACAACTGCTTTACGCATTGCTGTTGCAACATCAAAGTCAGCAACTGCTGGGAATTCCATTGGAGCAAAGTGAAGACTTGCGCCATCTAAACGCACAGAACCTGTTGTTACAATCATATCACCAACATTTACATGCGGTTGAATTGCACCCGTAGTACCAACACGTAGGAAAGTACGAACACCAAGTTGAGCTAGCTCTTCAACTGCAATAGAAGTAGACGGACCACCAATACCTGTTGAACATACTACAATTTTCTTACCATCTAGTTCAGCCAGGTATACTGTGTATTCTCGGTGACTTGCTAGAAACTTAGGGTTTTCCATTTGCTCTGCGATTTTCTGAACACGTGCTGGATCACCAGGGATGATCGCCATTTCTGCACCTTGAAGATCTGCTTGTGTTACGCCTAAATGGAATACTGCTGCTGTCATGGTTAACTCCTTGCGATTGTAGGGTCGCGTTAATTTAAATAGTTATATTTGATTCGATGAAGTTACTTTACCCAATCGATTCATTAATTAGTGTGATTAGGATCCCGAAAGGAATGTTGATAAGGTGCACTCTTGCAAAGAAAACCGATTGGCATCACAAAAATAAAGTAAGCCCCCCTCCCGTTTTTAAGTAAATCAAAAATGTTAGAGATTGTGGATGAATAGAAATTCCATCAAACCTTATTTAAAGGTCACGATGTTAATTATTTATTTCTAAGTTTTTTAACATAAGTTAATTGAATTGAATTATCACCTGTACTAAATTATTACTAAATATCGATAAGCAGTGTTTAAGGATAAACAGATGTTCAATAAAATAATATTATTAGGTTTCTCCATTGCTGCATTAGTTGGATGCAATGATGATCACATTTCAATATCAGATGGAGGTACTTCTCCATCAAATACAGCTCCGACGGCGGTCATTTCCTCTTCATCCTCTAACGCCGTTGCCTCTATTCCCGTTTATTTTTTTTCGACATCTAGTGCTGATGCAGAAGGCGACGCCCTTACTTACCGTTGGCTAGTCACATCGAAACCAGCAAGTAGCCTACCGGCCCTGACTCCAAACGGACAAAACTTAGAGGTGAACTTTGATGTTCCTGGAAGTTATACTATTCAGCTGAATGTTAGTGATGGTGAGTATGAAACTGTTACGACTC from the Aliivibrio wodanis genome contains:
- the udp gene encoding uridine phosphorylase; translated protein: MTAAVFHLGVTQADLQGAEMAIIPGDPARVQKIAEQMENPKFLASHREYTVYLAELDGKKIVVCSTGIGGPSTSIAVEELAQLGVRTFLRVGTTGAIQPHVNVGDMIVTTGSVRLDGASLHFAPMEFPAVADFDVATAMRKAVVDQGANVHTGVTASSDTFYPGQERYDTFSGRVVKRFQGSMQEWQDMGVLNFEMESATLLTMCASSGLRAGCVAGVIINRTQKETPDHATLKETEARSIKVVIEAARNLL